In Pseudofrankia saprophytica, one genomic interval encodes:
- a CDS encoding polysaccharide deacetylase family protein yields MSIRAKSTQRDVRSRLLAWTVAGAIGLTSAGMVESARPALAAEAATATATATAATPTAAATSAAVRKRPVYTVHQILPQAPANAVALTLDDGPDPSWTPRVLALLRKYDVRATFCLVGRQARAHPDLVRQIVADGHAICNHTMTHPQPFAHRSAAAIEQEIDQAQSAITAAAGTAPRLFRSPGGDWSPAVLEAAAKRGLTPIGWDVDPRDWSRPGTQKIVDNLLAAKPGDIMLCHDGDGDRSSDTGTDRSETVQALEVALPQLKSKGYTFVTL; encoded by the coding sequence TTGTCGATCCGGGCCAAGAGCACCCAGCGCGACGTCCGATCCCGGCTCCTGGCCTGGACCGTGGCGGGGGCCATCGGGCTGACGTCGGCGGGCATGGTCGAGTCCGCCCGGCCGGCCCTGGCGGCCGAGGCGGCAACGGCAACGGCAACGGCAACGGCGGCAACGCCCACGGCAGCGGCGACGTCGGCGGCCGTGCGGAAACGGCCGGTCTACACCGTGCACCAGATCCTTCCGCAGGCCCCGGCGAACGCGGTCGCGCTGACCCTGGACGACGGGCCAGACCCCTCCTGGACGCCGCGGGTGCTAGCGCTGCTCCGGAAGTACGACGTGCGGGCGACCTTCTGCCTCGTCGGGAGGCAGGCGCGGGCCCATCCGGACCTCGTCCGGCAGATCGTCGCCGACGGTCATGCGATCTGTAACCACACCATGACGCATCCCCAGCCGTTCGCTCACCGGTCCGCCGCCGCGATCGAGCAGGAGATCGACCAGGCCCAGTCCGCGATCACGGCCGCCGCGGGCACCGCGCCGCGCCTGTTCCGCTCGCCAGGCGGCGACTGGTCGCCGGCCGTGCTCGAAGCGGCGGCCAAGCGCGGCCTGACCCCGATCGGCTGGGACGTTGACCCCAGAGACTGGTCTCGCCCCGGCACGCAGAAGATCGTCGACAACCTGCTGGCGGCGAAGCCCGGAGACATCATGCTCTGCCATGATGGCGACGGGGACCGGTCGAGCGATACCGGCACGGACCGCTCGGAGACGGTGCAGGCCCTGGAAGTGGCGCTACCCCAGCTGAAGAGCAAGGGCTACACGTTCGTCACGCTGTAA
- a CDS encoding dihydrofolate reductase family protein, protein MSDVIVVQFTTLDGVVSDPDGRWGTGHGGWAFRHGLGPVDGDKFRLGARMEQGVQLYGRRTWEHFARLWPGRAGDFAGLMNAVPKRVATRAGIDATAWSNSAAIDGDPVAWVAAERARRDVVVIGSLSLVHALAAADLVDEYRLITFPTVVGEGDRLFATGTSADYSFTAAEPADAGALTALTVLRRDRGEKVS, encoded by the coding sequence ATGAGCGACGTCATCGTCGTCCAGTTCACCACCCTGGACGGCGTGGTCTCCGACCCCGACGGGCGCTGGGGGACGGGCCACGGTGGCTGGGCCTTCCGGCACGGCCTGGGGCCGGTCGACGGCGACAAGTTCCGCCTCGGGGCGCGGATGGAGCAGGGTGTGCAGCTCTACGGCCGGCGCACCTGGGAGCACTTCGCCCGGCTCTGGCCGGGCCGGGCCGGGGACTTCGCCGGCCTGATGAACGCCGTGCCCAAGCGCGTCGCCACCCGGGCCGGCATCGACGCGACCGCCTGGTCGAACTCGGCGGCCATCGACGGCGACCCGGTGGCGTGGGTCGCCGCCGAGCGTGCGCGGCGCGACGTCGTCGTGATCGGCAGCCTGAGCCTGGTGCACGCGCTGGCCGCGGCCGACCTGGTCGACGAGTACCGGCTGATCACCTTCCCGACGGTCGTCGGAGAGGGCGACCGGCTGTTCGCCACGGGCACCTCCGCCGACTACAGCTTCACCGCGGCCGAACCCGCCGACGCGGGCGCGCTGACCGCGCTCACGGTCCTGCGCCGCGACCGCGGAGAGAAGGTGAGTTGA
- a CDS encoding sigma-70 family RNA polymerase sigma factor: MAEPTTTRSRDEAPSPDEAPSRHEAPSRDERHEAYRGDLLAHCYRMLGSLEEAEDVVQETLLRAWRAADRYDPRRASLRTWLHRIATNACLTALEGRARRPLPTGLGPAGDDPQVPLVPSLDIPWLQPFADARLGDPSDAAQQRVGLRLAFVAALQLLPARQRAALVLREVLQLPAAEVAQALGSSVASVNSGLQRARATLRDAGLSMEGLREPADPAERAVVERYLAAFEAADVPGLTRLLADDVVLEMPPVPLWLSGRAHYREFMERVFAMRGPGWRLLPVQANGSAALAAYAPDPVTGGVRAHSLQVFTVTGGLIQHCVTFADPTVFDLLGLPGVPPAAELPQDSPFTQSAVGGQTGQ, from the coding sequence GTGGCCGAGCCGACGACGACGCGGAGCCGCGACGAGGCGCCGAGCCCCGATGAGGCGCCGAGCCGCCACGAGGCGCCGAGCCGCGACGAAAGGCACGAGGCCTACCGCGGCGACCTTCTCGCACACTGCTACCGGATGCTCGGCTCTCTCGAGGAAGCCGAGGACGTGGTCCAGGAGACGCTTCTTCGAGCCTGGCGGGCGGCTGACCGGTACGACCCGCGGCGGGCGTCGTTGCGCACCTGGCTGCACCGGATCGCCACCAACGCCTGCCTCACCGCGTTGGAGGGAAGGGCCCGCCGCCCGCTGCCGACCGGGTTGGGGCCGGCCGGCGACGACCCGCAGGTTCCGCTGGTGCCCAGCCTCGACATTCCGTGGTTGCAGCCGTTCGCCGACGCCCGCCTCGGCGATCCCTCGGACGCCGCGCAGCAGCGCGTAGGCCTGCGGCTGGCCTTCGTCGCGGCCCTGCAACTGCTGCCCGCGCGGCAGCGCGCGGCGCTCGTGCTGCGCGAGGTGCTCCAGCTGCCGGCCGCCGAGGTGGCACAGGCGCTGGGCAGCAGCGTGGCCTCGGTGAACAGCGGCCTGCAGCGGGCCCGGGCCACGCTGCGGGATGCCGGGCTGTCGATGGAGGGGCTGCGGGAGCCGGCCGACCCCGCCGAGCGTGCCGTGGTCGAGCGTTATCTGGCGGCGTTCGAGGCCGCGGACGTTCCCGGCCTGACCCGGTTGCTCGCCGACGACGTGGTGCTGGAAATGCCGCCGGTACCGCTCTGGCTCTCCGGCCGGGCTCACTACCGCGAGTTCATGGAACGGGTCTTCGCCATGCGCGGGCCCGGTTGGCGCCTGCTGCCCGTCCAGGCCAACGGAAGCGCGGCCCTCGCGGCATACGCTCCGGACCCCGTCACGGGCGGGGTCCGGGCGCACTCGCTCCAGGTGTTCACGGTGACGGGCGGCCTGATCCAGCACTGCGTGACGTTCGCCGACCCGACGGTCTTCGACCTGCTCGGACTCCCCGGCGTCCCGCCAGCCGCGGAGCTCCCGCAGGATTCTCCCTTCACCCAGAGTGCCGTTGGAGGTCAGACCGGCCAGTAG
- a CDS encoding carbohydrate kinase family protein, which yields MAGSVLVAGVVNVQQTVPVDDFPIPYSPVRYLPHQLRVEASGVGLNVARTLQALGSPVVLATMTGADPAGALVRAELESLRLLGDGIVGTAHTPTSAVLVDKAGARQIHTDLKDVPDAVYPPELFARLLRGARLAVLSTIEFNRPLLAIAKSARVPIAVDVQTITGVEDDYSQPWLRAADILFCSAERLETEPNSFAATALARFPAQIVVIGLGPAGALLAVRDRPVRRVPAVAPFGVVDTTGAGDALFAGFLHSLLAGRDPNAAAERAVVVAGCAVGTPGAATRITDARVTDLLARSQ from the coding sequence ATGGCGGGGTCGGTGCTCGTCGCGGGCGTCGTGAACGTGCAGCAGACCGTTCCGGTCGACGATTTCCCGATCCCGTACTCGCCAGTGCGCTACCTGCCGCACCAGCTGCGGGTCGAGGCGTCGGGGGTCGGTCTCAATGTGGCCCGGACGCTGCAGGCGCTTGGGTCCCCGGTCGTGCTGGCCACGATGACGGGTGCCGACCCCGCAGGCGCCCTGGTCCGGGCGGAGTTGGAAAGCCTCCGGCTTCTGGGCGACGGAATAGTCGGCACAGCCCACACCCCTACCTCGGCTGTTCTCGTCGACAAGGCCGGTGCCCGGCAGATCCACACCGATCTCAAGGACGTCCCGGACGCTGTCTATCCGCCGGAGCTGTTCGCCCGACTCCTCCGCGGTGCTCGCCTCGCCGTGCTTTCCACCATCGAGTTCAACCGACCACTGCTCGCGATCGCGAAGAGCGCCAGGGTTCCCATAGCCGTCGACGTCCAGACCATCACCGGCGTCGAGGACGACTACAGCCAGCCCTGGCTGCGGGCAGCGGACATCCTGTTCTGCTCCGCCGAACGCCTCGAAACCGAACCCAACTCCTTTGCGGCGACAGCCCTTGCGCGATTCCCCGCACAGATCGTCGTCATCGGGCTTGGGCCCGCCGGGGCTTTGCTGGCCGTCCGCGACCGTCCCGTTCGGCGGGTGCCCGCTGTCGCTCCGTTCGGCGTCGTAGACACGACCGGCGCGGGCGACGCACTGTTCGCGGGTTTCCTGCACTCGTTGCTGGCGGGACGGGACCCGAACGCTGCGGCTGAACGTGCCGTCGTCGTCGCTGGTTGCGCGGTCGGAACCCCCGGCGCCGCAACCCGGATCACCGATGCACGCGTCACCGATCTCCTCGCGCGCAGCCAATGA